From Amycolatopsis sp. cg9, one genomic window encodes:
- a CDS encoding carbohydrate ABC transporter permease produces the protein MTRSSSDVVRRAPRKPKPAPGSRRFSPLRLLGSVIVWAFTAGNVLVLYWLLTAAFKTPVEIFTKPFALPYQWFHVGKPFRNFVYAWNNAGFGDAVVTTVVLVGLATVATVAVSAPCAYALTRLGVRGSGPLTNVVAIGMGVPFQTVIIPLFVVLSRIHLDNEYGLFLLYVALSIPFTVFLLTGFFRSLPDELEEAASLDGASPARTFFSVMLPLARGGLITALTLNAIGLWNETLLAIVFLKDQAHFTLSRALFTFYGAASYQSEYGGLIAGVAIVVLPMLVLYLVLARRIITGLTLGAGK, from the coding sequence GTGACGCGATCCAGTTCTGACGTCGTGCGGCGAGCGCCGCGCAAGCCGAAGCCGGCCCCGGGCTCCCGCCGGTTCAGCCCGCTGCGGCTGCTGGGTTCGGTGATCGTCTGGGCGTTCACCGCGGGCAACGTCCTGGTGCTGTACTGGCTGCTCACGGCCGCGTTCAAGACGCCGGTGGAGATCTTCACCAAGCCGTTCGCGCTGCCGTACCAGTGGTTCCACGTCGGCAAGCCGTTCCGGAACTTCGTCTACGCCTGGAACAACGCGGGCTTCGGCGACGCGGTGGTGACGACGGTGGTGCTGGTCGGCCTCGCCACGGTCGCGACCGTGGCCGTCTCCGCGCCCTGCGCGTACGCGCTGACCCGGCTCGGGGTGCGCGGGTCCGGGCCGCTGACCAACGTCGTCGCGATCGGCATGGGCGTGCCGTTCCAGACCGTGATCATCCCGCTGTTCGTGGTGCTCAGCCGGATCCACCTGGACAACGAGTACGGGCTCTTCCTGCTGTACGTCGCGTTGTCGATCCCGTTCACCGTGTTCCTGCTGACCGGCTTCTTCCGGTCGCTGCCGGACGAGCTCGAGGAGGCGGCCTCGCTGGACGGCGCCTCCCCGGCCCGGACGTTCTTCTCGGTCATGCTGCCGCTCGCCCGCGGCGGCCTGATCACGGCGTTGACGCTCAACGCCATCGGCCTGTGGAACGAGACGCTGCTGGCGATCGTGTTCCTCAAGGACCAGGCGCACTTCACCCTCTCCCGCGCGCTGTTCACCTTCTACGGCGCGGCGAGCTACCAGTCGGAGTACGGCGGCCTGATCGCCGGCGTGGCGATCGTCGTGCTCCCGATGCTCGTGCTGTACCTCGTGCTCGCCCGCCGGATCATCACCGGCCTGACCCTCGGCGCCGGAAAGTAG
- a CDS encoding ABC transporter substrate-binding protein, whose protein sequence is MRRSKLMALTAGVSLLLAGCGGGADTGSGTGENALPGVDQYLNAPCPEAAVKPATDKEFTYWAMWTADEPQGKVLQKAFKCFQEKTGVKVNVQWLGRKAYTQNLVPALNTDAVPDLFDQDVSKVGAAIMTPGGTQGLDDVFAMKVGEGDKTVRDVLSKSSYDFPQNKDKTGQNFMVPYTVQSSAWWFNKDSAGDVQQPKTMDDLLALFDKAKADGKAAISQDGDIPFYNMYFFTQLAERYVGSGGLNKAATDKTGQAWKTEPGFLKAATETAKLPKYFIDGWDAAKFPQVQQRWADGDSRYLYVGTWAPSETREYLDKQGAGTKISYGSFQFPMPSGATHDTVEQMSIGFAVTKKAKHAEAAKAFIAYFLNKDILSGIPAVADNLVPRADLAVPDDLKQVKAALDDPKKEHVLQYDGIDGIAGGKWQTDVFDPADTALLKGQLTPEQFVDQLAAKGAEFWKNQG, encoded by the coding sequence ATGCGGCGGAGCAAGCTCATGGCGTTGACAGCGGGGGTGTCCCTCCTGCTGGCCGGGTGCGGTGGGGGCGCGGACACCGGCAGCGGGACCGGCGAGAACGCCCTGCCCGGGGTCGACCAGTACCTCAACGCGCCCTGTCCGGAGGCCGCGGTCAAGCCGGCCACGGACAAGGAGTTCACCTACTGGGCCATGTGGACCGCCGACGAGCCGCAGGGCAAGGTCCTGCAGAAGGCGTTCAAGTGCTTCCAGGAGAAGACCGGCGTCAAGGTGAACGTCCAGTGGCTGGGGCGCAAGGCCTACACCCAGAACCTGGTGCCCGCGCTGAACACCGACGCGGTGCCGGACCTGTTCGACCAGGACGTCAGCAAGGTCGGCGCGGCCATCATGACCCCGGGCGGCACGCAGGGCCTCGACGACGTCTTCGCGATGAAGGTCGGCGAGGGCGACAAGACGGTCCGGGACGTGCTCTCGAAGAGCTCCTACGACTTCCCGCAGAACAAGGACAAGACGGGCCAGAACTTCATGGTCCCCTACACCGTCCAGTCCAGCGCCTGGTGGTTCAACAAGGACTCCGCCGGTGACGTCCAGCAGCCGAAGACGATGGACGACCTGCTCGCGCTGTTCGACAAGGCGAAGGCCGACGGCAAGGCGGCGATCAGCCAGGACGGCGACATCCCGTTCTACAACATGTACTTCTTCACCCAGCTCGCCGAGCGGTACGTCGGCTCGGGCGGGCTGAACAAGGCCGCCACCGACAAGACCGGCCAGGCGTGGAAGACCGAGCCGGGCTTCCTCAAGGCCGCCACCGAAACCGCGAAGCTGCCCAAGTACTTCATCGACGGCTGGGACGCGGCGAAGTTCCCGCAGGTGCAGCAGCGCTGGGCCGACGGCGACTCGCGCTACCTCTACGTCGGCACCTGGGCGCCGAGCGAGACGCGCGAGTACCTGGACAAGCAGGGCGCCGGCACGAAGATCTCCTACGGCTCCTTCCAGTTCCCGATGCCGTCCGGCGCCACGCACGACACCGTCGAGCAGATGTCGATCGGCTTCGCCGTGACCAAGAAGGCCAAGCACGCCGAGGCCGCCAAGGCGTTCATCGCCTACTTCCTCAACAAGGACATCCTCTCCGGCATCCCGGCGGTGGCCGACAACCTCGTGCCGCGCGCCGACCTCGCCGTGCCGGACGACCTGAAGCAGGTCAAGGCCGCGCTGGACGACCCGAAGAAGGAGCACGTCCTGCAGTACGACGGGATCGACGGCATCGCCGGCGGCAAGTGGCAGACCGACGTCTTCGACCCGGCCGACACCGCGCTGCTCAAGGGCCAGCTGACGCCGGAGCAGTTCGTCGACCAGCTCGCCGCCAAGGGTGCCGAGTTCTGGAAGAACCAGGGCTGA
- a CDS encoding carbohydrate ABC transporter permease, with amino-acid sequence MATLTTTPPAARAQGARAAGGAHLRRKKRLFWPFAAPALVLYLAFLVLPTVGTVVLSFTSWAGAGDTPKPNGVTNYTQMWASDSFQYAFRNTLVYVFAGGVGTFALAFLFTMVLRDMRGGKVVRAILFFPNIVAPVALGMFLGFVFKYQPGKQGLANYVLEHAGADAAKFLAPANVTGVVTASLIWASSGFYITILMAAVDRIPPYLYEDAELGGASPWQKFRSITLPMTWDVVGVAGVLWTINALKIFELVFVLAGPGTYAPPNQAWTLGIYVFDRTFGSNGTPDFGAACACAVAMIALVSILVVLLRRVMRRDAIQF; translated from the coding sequence ATGGCCACGCTCACGACGACGCCGCCGGCGGCACGGGCTCAGGGGGCCCGTGCCGCCGGCGGCGCGCACCTGCGCCGCAAGAAGCGGCTGTTCTGGCCGTTCGCCGCGCCCGCGTTGGTGCTGTACCTGGCTTTCCTGGTGCTGCCGACGGTCGGGACCGTGGTCCTGTCCTTCACCAGCTGGGCCGGCGCGGGGGACACGCCGAAGCCCAACGGCGTCACCAACTACACGCAGATGTGGGCGAGCGACTCGTTCCAGTACGCCTTCCGCAACACGCTCGTTTACGTCTTCGCCGGCGGCGTCGGCACGTTCGCGCTCGCGTTCCTGTTCACCATGGTGCTGCGGGACATGCGCGGCGGCAAGGTCGTCCGCGCCATCCTGTTCTTCCCGAACATCGTCGCGCCGGTGGCGCTCGGGATGTTCCTCGGCTTCGTGTTCAAGTACCAGCCCGGCAAGCAGGGGCTGGCGAACTACGTCCTGGAGCACGCCGGCGCGGACGCGGCCAAGTTCCTGGCCCCGGCCAACGTGACCGGCGTCGTGACGGCGTCGCTGATCTGGGCCAGTTCCGGCTTCTACATCACGATCCTGATGGCCGCGGTCGACCGGATCCCGCCGTACCTCTACGAGGACGCGGAGCTCGGCGGCGCGTCACCGTGGCAGAAGTTCCGCAGCATCACGCTGCCGATGACGTGGGACGTCGTCGGGGTCGCCGGGGTGCTGTGGACGATCAACGCGCTGAAGATCTTCGAGCTGGTGTTCGTGCTGGCCGGGCCGGGGACGTACGCGCCGCCGAACCAGGCGTGGACGCTCGGGATCTACGTGTTCGACCGGACCTTCGGCTCCAACGGCACGCCGGACTTCGGTGCTGCCTGCGCCTGCGCGGTGGCGATGATCGCGCTGGTGTCGATCCTGGTCGTGCTGCTGAGGCGGGTGATGCGCCGTGACGCGATCCAGTTCTGA
- a CDS encoding ABC transporter ATP-binding protein, with translation MATVSFRDATRFYAGVDRPAVDGFDLDVEDGEFLVLVGPSGCGKSTTLRMLAGLEGVDDGSIHIGDRDVTELAPKDRDIAMVFQNYALYPHMTVGDNIGFHLKLAKLPKAERERRVREAAALLDLTEYLDRKPAKLSGGQRQRVAMGRAIVREPSVFLMDEPLSNLDAKLRVQTRTQIASLQRRLGITTLYVTHDQVEAMTMGDRVAVLRDGVLQQCDTPIGLFSRPANVFVAGFIGSPAMNLLETAVDEASVPLTPAQRSALTGPRLVVGVRPEGWTLGEGGHEAVVEVVEELGSDQYLYCRAGEQVLTVRTPGMAPWRRGEPITLSPKPDAVHLFDAATGERLPDA, from the coding sequence ATGGCCACCGTGAGTTTCCGGGACGCGACCCGGTTCTACGCCGGAGTCGACCGCCCCGCCGTCGACGGCTTCGACCTCGACGTCGAAGACGGGGAGTTCCTCGTCCTGGTCGGCCCGTCCGGTTGCGGCAAGTCGACGACGCTGCGGATGCTGGCCGGGCTGGAGGGCGTCGACGACGGCTCCATCCACATCGGCGACCGCGACGTCACCGAGCTGGCCCCGAAGGACCGGGACATCGCGATGGTGTTCCAGAACTACGCGCTCTACCCGCACATGACCGTCGGGGACAACATCGGCTTCCACCTCAAGCTGGCGAAACTGCCGAAGGCCGAGCGCGAGCGGCGGGTGCGGGAGGCCGCGGCGCTGCTCGACCTGACGGAGTACCTGGACCGCAAGCCGGCCAAGCTGTCCGGCGGGCAGCGCCAGCGCGTCGCCATGGGCCGCGCGATCGTGCGTGAGCCGAGCGTGTTCCTGATGGACGAGCCGCTGTCCAACCTGGACGCCAAGCTGCGGGTGCAGACGCGGACGCAGATCGCGTCGCTGCAACGGCGGCTGGGCATCACGACGCTGTACGTCACGCACGACCAGGTCGAAGCGATGACCATGGGCGACCGGGTCGCGGTCCTGCGCGACGGCGTGCTGCAGCAGTGCGACACCCCGATCGGGCTGTTCTCGCGGCCGGCCAACGTGTTCGTGGCCGGGTTCATCGGCTCGCCGGCGATGAACCTGCTGGAGACCGCGGTGGACGAAGCCTCGGTGCCGCTGACCCCGGCGCAGCGCTCGGCGCTCACCGGCCCGCGGCTCGTGGTGGGTGTCCGGCCGGAGGGCTGGACGCTCGGCGAGGGTGGTCACGAGGCGGTCGTCGAGGTGGTCGAAGAGCTGGGCAGCGACCAGTACCTGTACTGCCGGGCGGGGGAGCAGGTGCTGACCGTGCGGACGCCGGGCATGGCGCCGTGGCGGCGCGGCGAACCGATCACCCTGTCGCCGAAGCCGGACGCGGTCCACCTCTTCGACGCGGCGACCGGGGAAAGGCTGCCGGACGCATGA